The DNA segment CCCGGCTCACCGTCGCCGAAGGCTCCCCGGACCTCGCCCACTGGTATCTCACTCCGGCCTCTCCCCCCACCCGGCCCATGCCGCCCCAGGGCGGCCGCACCCTGGACCAGGTCACCTTCCTCACCTCGCACAACGCCTACGCCAACGGAGTCGACGGAGGTTTCGCCCCGCCCTTCGTCAATCTCTTTCCCAATCAGACGCGCGGCATCGAACGCCAACTGGCCGACGGGGTACGCGGATTCATGCTGGACATCCACCAGACCCCGGACGGCGCGATCCTCTGCCACACCAGCTGCGCCCTGGTCAGCAGGCCCGTCGCGCTCTGGGTCGACCTCCAGCGCATGGTCGACTTCCTCGAGGCCCATCCCGACCAGGTGGTCACCGTGTTCCTGGAGGACTACGTCGACCCGGGTGTGCTGCGTGCCGAACTCGCCCGCGTCAACGGCCTGTCGGACGTGCTCTACCGGCCGGACCGCACCGGCGTGCGGGAGAACGGCTGGCCGACGATGGCGGACCTGACCGCCGCCGGAAAGCGCCTGCTGATCTTCAGTGACCACAGCCGCTCCGCCGACCAGTCCGCCGGGCTGACCCGGGACAGCTTCGGCGTCATGTACCAGCGCGAGTGGACCGTCGAGAACCACTGGTCCATGGGCTCGGGCGTCGGCGCCTCCGACTGGTCGTGCTACAGCCGTTGGTACGACGCCGGTACCAACATCCCGCTCACCCGTACCGAGCCGGGGTTCCGTCCTCTCTTCGTCATGAACCACTTCCGGGACGCCCCGGTCGCCGTAACGGCCGGTACGGACAACGGCAAGCTCGCCGACCGCGCCCGCAGGTTCTGTCAGCCCGCCGCCCGCAAGAAGCCCAACTTCCTCGCCGTGGACCGCTACGACCTCGGCAACCCGGCGGCCACCGTCGACGCACTCAACACATACGTGTACCCGTAGGCCCGGCTCGGGAGCCGGCACCCCGCCTGCCCGCCCCGGTTGCACGCGTGCCTGTACCGGCACGCATTCCGCCCCGCCCCCGCCCGCCCACCGCATCGGCTCCCGTGCGGTGCGGCGGGCGGGCGGCGCCGTCCGGGGTGACGGGCGCGTGCCTGGGTGGTACGTATCACCTCTGCCGATCGATCCCACCCATCGCTTTCCGGAGAGGTCCCGATGAGACGTGTCGCCCTGGTCACCCTGGTCGTCGACGACTACGACGAGGCGATCCGCTTCTACACCGAGGCTCTCGGATTCCACCTGGCCGAGGACACCCCCCGGCCCGACGGCTCCCGCTGGGTCGTCGTCGAACCGGACGCGGGGACCACCGGCACCGGCCTGCTGCTCGCCCGCGCCAAGGGCGACGACCAGGGCGCCCGGACCGGTGACCAGACCGGTGGACGCGTCGGCTTCTTCCTGCACACCGACGACTTCGACCGCGACCATGCCCGGATGACGGCCTCGGGTGTGACCTTCCTGGAAAGGCCGCGCCACGAGCCGTACGGCACGGTCGCCGTCTTCCAGGACCTCTACGGCAACCGCTGGGACCTGCTCCAGCCCGCCGGCTGACCCCGTACTCCGACACCGGCTCCACCACCGACACCGAACCGCCGAGAAACGCCCGCCCATGACCGCGCCCCGCATCACTTCCGACACCGGGGCCCCCGCCGCTGCCCAAGGCCGTACTGCACGACCACCTCGACGGCGGGCCGCGTCCCGCCGCCGTGGTCGAGCTCGCGGACACGACCGGTCACACCCTGCCCACCACCGACCCGGACGAGCTCGCCGCCTGGTACGTCGGGGCCGTCGGCTCCGGTGACCCGGTGCGCTATATCGCCACCTTCGAGCACACCCTCGCCGTCATGCAGACCCGCGAGGGCCTGCTGCGCACCGCCGAGGAGTACGTACTCGACCTCGCCGCCGACGGTGTCGTCTACGGCGAGGTCCGCTATGCCCCCGAGCTGATGACGAAGGGCGGACTGGCCCTGCCCGGGGTGGTCGAGTCCGTGCAGGAGGGCCTCGCGGCCGGCATGGCCGGGGCCGCCGCCGCGGGGACGCCGGTGCGGGTCGGGACACTGCTGTGCGGCATGTGGAGTTCGGCCGGACGCGGGAGAACGCCGACCTGGTGGTGGCGTTCCGGGACGCCGGGGTCGTCGGTTTCGACATCGCCGGTGCCGAGGGCGGCTTCCCCGCCGCCGATCACCTGGACGCCTTCGAGCACCTGCGCCGCGAGAGCGTGTCCTTCACCATCCACGCCGGCGAGGCCCACGGCCTGCCCAGCATCCACCAGACCGTCCAGTTGTGCGGCGCCCAGCGCATCGGTCACGGCGTGCGGATCACCGAGGACATCGTCGACGGCAAGCTCGGCCGGCTCGCGGGCTGGGTCCGTGACCGCCGGATCGCGCTGGAGGTGTGCCCCACCTCCAACCTCCAGACCGGCGCCGCCGGTTCGATCGCCACGCACCCCGTCACCGTGCTGAAGGACCTCGGCTTCCGGGGCACCCTCAACACCGACAACCGGCTCGTCTCCGGCACCACCATGACCCGTGAGACGTCCCTGCCGGTGGAACAGGCCGGCTGGACCGTCGAGGACCTGCGGACCGTCACGGTCAACGCCGTCAAGAGCGCGTTCCTCCCGTTCGACGAGCGCAACGCCCTGCTCAGGGACGTGGTCCTGCCCGGTTACGACTCCGTACGCCGAAGAAGGCCCCGCACGTAGGCGGCCTGTCCGGCGTGCTGGAGATCGTCGGACAGGCCGCTGCCCAGGCGCACCCCCAGGCTCACCGGCGGATGCCAGCGCTCGTCCACGACGCGCGCCAGGTCCTTGGCGGCCAGTGCGCGCCGGACGTCCAGCGTCTGCTCGTGCACCGCGTCGTAGGAGCCGGTCAGCAGGCCGCCCGAGTCGCCCCGTGCCCCGGCGGCCTGCTCCGGGGTGTGGCCGTATCCGGTGTCGTGACGGGGCAGACCGAGCGCGAACCGCTTCTCGAAGCCCTGGGCGAGCCGCACCTGGTCGCGTCCGAAGGCGTCCGCGACATGGTCGTCCCGGATCCGGGTGAGGTGCCAGACGAGCCGGGCGATGGAGCTGGTGCCCGGGACCGGAGGGGTGTTCAGGGCGTCGGGGCCGAGTCCGGTCACGGCGGCGTGGACCTCTTCGCGGACGCGGCCGTAGCCGTCGGTGAGGATGTCCTTGGCAGGCATGGGACCACCCTCGCGCATCCCGCCCCGACACGCGCCCGGTGGACCCGCCCCCGTACACGCGCCGCCCCCGCGCCCGCGCGGTCGTCCCTACGCCTCCCCGCTGTCCAGCAGAACCATCAGTGCCCGCGCCGCCGGGCTGGTGGCCTCTTCCGCCGGGACCAGCACCACGCTCTCGTACACCGACTCACCGGTGTCCTTCAGCGGCAGCGCGGTCAGCGCCGCGCGCTTGTGCCGGAAGTGCTGGGGGACGACGGCGATACCGAGGTTCTCGTCGACCAGGTCCAGCAGGCTGTGCACGTCGTTCACCTCCAGCGCGACCGTGCGCCGCACGCCCGCGGCGGCGAACGCGGTGTCGGTGGCGCGGCGCGGGCCCCAGTCGGGGTGGAAGTCGACGAACACCTCACCGCCCAGATCGTGCGGGGTCAGCGGCGCCCCGGCCCGTGCCAGCCGGTGATCGGGATGGCAGAGCACGGTCATCGGCTCACTGGTGAGCGCCACCGACCGCAACTGGTCGGGGTCCGCGTGGGTCCGGTAGGCGAAGGCCAGGTCGAGGCGACCCGCTGCGACCTCCTCAGCCAGCGCCGTCGAGCCCCACTGCCGCAGCCGGATCTCCACGTCCGGATGGCGCCGCCGGAAATCGGCCAGCAGATCCGCCAGGTCCACCCCGGCGATGCACTGCTCGGCACCCAGGGCGAGTGTGCCCCGCAGCACCCCCTGCACCGCGGCCACCGCCTCGTGCGCCGCCCGTACCTGCGCCAGGATCCGCTCGGCCTCCACCAGCAGCGCCCGCCCGGCCTCCGTGAGTGTCACCCGCCGTGTGGTCCGTACGAACAACGGTGTCTGCAGCTCGCGCTCCAGGGAGCGGATCGACGCCGACAGACCCGACTGGGAGACCAGCAGCCGCTCCGCCGCCCGGGTGAAGTGCTGGTCCTCGGCGACGGCGACGAAGTGCTGAAGGTGACGCAGTTCCATGATTGAGAAGCGTATCCGCTGAATTCCATCGGATTCTTCTGTTGGACCGCTGCACGTGGACCGCGCCAGAGTGGAGCCCAGGTCCCGGTCCGGTTCTGGGGCCACGAAACCGGACACCCGTGTCGCCCGCCTGTGTGCCAACCTCTCTGGAGTCGCGTTGTACACCCCGCACCCCGACCGTTACGCGGACCTGCCCTACCGGCGCACCGGACGCAGCGGCCTGAAGCTTCCCGCGCTCTCGCTCGGC comes from the Streptomyces sp. KMM 9044 genome and includes:
- a CDS encoding PI-PLC domain-containing protein produces the protein MRTPHALLATTVTTTALVAAVLAPTPAAGTEVVPEPGTFYVQSAATGLNAAGNAGAVEQHRPRGNEDHQQWNLRANGTTHLLENADVPGTCLGRTGDQARTVPCAGADAAWVIAPAAADRFTLAVPGADRRLAVAPRPSGATHPARLTVAEGSPDLAHWYLTPASPPTRPMPPQGGRTLDQVTFLTSHNAYANGVDGGFAPPFVNLFPNQTRGIERQLADGVRGFMLDIHQTPDGAILCHTSCALVSRPVALWVDLQRMVDFLEAHPDQVVTVFLEDYVDPGVLRAELARVNGLSDVLYRPDRTGVRENGWPTMADLTAAGKRLLIFSDHSRSADQSAGLTRDSFGVMYQREWTVENHWSMGSGVGASDWSCYSRWYDAGTNIPLTRTEPGFRPLFVMNHFRDAPVAVTAGTDNGKLADRARRFCQPAARKKPNFLAVDRYDLGNPAATVDALNTYVYP
- a CDS encoding VOC family protein; the protein is MRRVALVTLVVDDYDEAIRFYTEALGFHLAEDTPRPDGSRWVVVEPDAGTTGTGLLLARAKGDDQGARTGDQTGGRVGFFLHTDDFDRDHARMTASGVTFLERPRHEPYGTVAVFQDLYGNRWDLLQPAG
- a CDS encoding LysR substrate-binding domain-containing protein, whose translation is MELRHLQHFVAVAEDQHFTRAAERLLVSQSGLSASIRSLERELQTPLFVRTTRRVTLTEAGRALLVEAERILAQVRAAHEAVAAVQGVLRGTLALGAEQCIAGVDLADLLADFRRRHPDVEIRLRQWGSTALAEEVAAGRLDLAFAYRTHADPDQLRSVALTSEPMTVLCHPDHRLARAGAPLTPHDLGGEVFVDFHPDWGPRRATDTAFAAAGVRRTVALEVNDVHSLLDLVDENLGIAVVPQHFRHKRAALTALPLKDTGESVYESVVLVPAEEATSPAARALMVLLDSGEA
- a CDS encoding mycothiol transferase, whose amino-acid sequence is MPAKDILTDGYGRVREEVHAAVTGLGPDALNTPPVPGTSSIARLVWHLTRIRDDHVADAFGRDQVRLAQGFEKRFALGLPRHDTGYGHTPEQAAGARGDSGGLLTGSYDAVHEQTLDVRRALAAKDLARVVDERWHPPVSLGVRLGSGLSDDLQHAGQAAYVRGLLRRTES